A genomic stretch from Candidatus Nitrososphaera gargensis Ga9.2 includes:
- a CDS encoding malate dehydrogenase: MTITIIGSGKVGASAALNCGLRELDRDILLLDIVQGLPQGEAMDINHQLSERGSDAVARGSNNYEDMRGSDYVVLVAGVGRKPGMTRMDLLKTNAGIVKDVAGKIASYAKDATIIVVTNPLDPMTYLALKAIGAKKNKVMGMGGMLDLSRFKSFIQDATKISRDSIQAMVISEHGENMLPLTRFSSIGGIPLHEFISKDKAMEIFEKTRKVAAEVIALKGATVYAPGNAVATMLESAIRDKKLVIPVSALLEGEYGISDLCIGVPAIIGAGGVERVIELKLDSFEQDVFNKGVASVKEAIKALPL; encoded by the coding sequence ATGACAATTACCATAATCGGATCTGGCAAGGTCGGCGCCTCGGCAGCGCTTAACTGCGGCCTACGGGAGCTTGACAGGGACATACTGCTTCTAGACATCGTGCAGGGCCTGCCTCAGGGAGAGGCGATGGATATCAATCACCAGCTCTCGGAAAGGGGTTCTGACGCAGTTGCGCGGGGCTCGAACAACTATGAAGACATGCGGGGCTCTGACTATGTCGTACTTGTTGCTGGCGTAGGCAGAAAGCCGGGCATGACAAGGATGGATCTGCTCAAGACAAACGCCGGCATCGTCAAGGATGTTGCAGGCAAGATTGCGTCGTACGCCAAAGATGCCACTATTATCGTAGTTACGAATCCGCTTGACCCGATGACGTACCTTGCGCTCAAGGCGATCGGGGCAAAGAAGAACAAGGTGATGGGCATGGGCGGCATGCTTGACCTGTCAAGGTTTAAGAGCTTTATTCAGGACGCCACCAAGATTTCCCGCGATTCAATCCAGGCTATGGTGATAAGCGAGCACGGCGAAAACATGCTGCCGCTGACAAGGTTCTCATCGATAGGTGGAATTCCGTTGCACGAATTCATCTCAAAGGACAAGGCGATGGAGATTTTTGAAAAGACTAGAAAGGTGGCGGCCGAAGTGATCGCGCTCAAGGGTGCGACGGTGTACGCGCCAGGCAACGCTGTCGCGACCATGCTCGAATCGGCAATCCGGGACAAAAAACTGGTGATACCTGTGTCGGCGCTTCTTGAAGGCGAGTACGGCATCTCTGACCTGTGCATAGGAGTACCGGCAATCATTGGCGCGGGCGGCGTAGAGCGGGTGATCGAGCTCAAACTGGATAGCTTTGAGCAGGACGTTTTCAACAAGGGCGTCGCAAGCGTGAAAGAAGCGATCAAGGCACTCCCGCTTTAA
- the larB gene encoding nickel pincer cofactor biosynthesis protein LarB — translation MDLHTILDRFANGSLSLSDVEKEISIHAIEKIGDIAKLDVGREMRRGMPEIIFAENKEYRDIIRIALAAVRHNGQAVVSRIRKSELSKVTNALKKKGLLVEVGRNSTTLLASDKSFSRKKIMTGAKIGIMAAGTSDIGVAEEARLVAKAMGCEAIASYDVGIAGMHRLFPALKEMVAQNTGAIVVVAGMEGALASVVTSMVDVPVVGVPTSIGYGFGANGIAALASMLQSCTLGLAVVNIDNGVGAGAYAASIAKRMTRK, via the coding sequence ATGGATCTACACACTATCCTCGACAGGTTTGCAAATGGCAGCCTCAGCCTGTCAGACGTAGAGAAAGAGATCTCTATCCACGCGATAGAAAAGATAGGCGACATTGCCAAGCTGGACGTCGGCAGGGAGATGAGGAGGGGTATGCCGGAGATAATCTTTGCAGAGAACAAAGAGTACAGGGACATCATCAGGATTGCACTAGCCGCCGTCCGGCACAACGGCCAAGCTGTAGTCAGCAGGATAAGGAAGAGCGAGCTGTCAAAAGTAACAAATGCGCTAAAGAAGAAGGGATTGCTGGTTGAAGTCGGCAGGAACAGCACAACGCTTCTTGCTTCGGACAAGTCGTTTAGCAGGAAAAAAATAATGACTGGCGCAAAGATAGGGATAATGGCAGCCGGCACTTCTGACATCGGAGTCGCAGAGGAGGCCCGGCTTGTGGCAAAGGCCATGGGCTGCGAAGCAATAGCCAGCTATGATGTAGGCATTGCAGGAATGCACAGGCTGTTCCCCGCGCTCAAGGAGATGGTGGCGCAAAATACAGGCGCAATTGTTGTCGTGGCCGGGATGGAAGGCGCGCTTGCATCGGTGGTTACATCAATGGTTGACGTCCCCGTGGTGGGCGTCCCGACCTCGATAGGCTACGGCTTTGGTGCAAACGGCATAGCCGCGCTTGCCTCGATGCTGCAGAGCTGCACACTTGGCCTGGCTGTGGTCAACATCGACAACGGGGTCGGGGCCGGAGCATATGCGGCGTCGATTGCAAAGAGAATGACGAGAAAATGA
- a CDS encoding 50S ribosomal protein L18 has product MTYVHTLKRIRDNKTNYRKRAAILIGRHSFVTVKVSDQNIAAQVLKPTPTGDIVIASAHSRELEKQGWKGALNNLPACYLTGMLMAKKALEKGVKNAVLYVGKDHFTSRVAACMKGIVDGGVSMPVSEESLPDEERITGQHIAEYASTLKENQEEYNSRFSAILKNGLNPEDYPLHFEEIKSKLSGKPAPKRVAKEEEEGEEAPTAAPKEKKEAPEKEEKKAPKEKKETKKKEAKEEKGKEKKAKEGGKTKKK; this is encoded by the coding sequence TTGACTTATGTTCATACACTAAAAAGAATTAGAGACAATAAAACAAATTATCGCAAAAGGGCCGCAATCCTGATCGGCCGTCACTCTTTTGTGACTGTCAAGGTCAGCGACCAGAACATCGCAGCCCAAGTGCTCAAGCCGACCCCGACCGGCGACATTGTCATTGCCTCTGCGCACAGCAGGGAGCTTGAAAAGCAGGGCTGGAAGGGCGCACTCAACAACCTGCCTGCGTGCTACCTCACAGGCATGCTAATGGCCAAGAAGGCGCTAGAGAAAGGGGTGAAGAATGCAGTCCTGTATGTAGGCAAGGACCACTTTACATCTAGGGTGGCCGCATGCATGAAGGGCATTGTGGACGGAGGCGTCTCGATGCCTGTTTCTGAAGAGTCACTTCCGGATGAGGAGAGGATAACCGGCCAGCATATCGCCGAGTATGCCAGTACGCTGAAAGAGAACCAGGAAGAATATAATTCTCGATTTTCTGCTATCTTGAAGAATGGCCTCAACCCGGAGGACTATCCTTTGCACTTTGAAGAAATAAAGAGCAAACTTTCAGGCAAGCCTGCGCCAAAGAGGGTTGCCAAAGAAGAGGAAGAAGGAGAAGAGGCGCCAACTGCTGCCCCGAAGGAAAAGAAGGAAGCGCCTGAAAAGGAGGAAAAGAAGGCTCCAAAGGAGAAGAAGGAGACCAAGAAGAAAGAGGCAAAAGAAGAAAAGGGGAAGGAAAAGAAGGCTAAGGAAGGAGGTAAGACCAAGAAGAAATGA
- a CDS encoding 30S ribosomal protein S5 — protein MFQPPGQQQTEWKPRTTLGSMVLAGKINSMDQIYENGMRIQEAEIVKHLLPDMKNQVVHVGIVQKQTDAGEMTRFNALVAVGNEAGWFGIGKGKASQMRVSIDKATNAAFLNVIPVKLGCGSWECKCNQLHSVPFKVRGKGGSVTIEIIPGPRGLGIVAGENIKSLLKLAGLKDAWTKSFGSTNTMSSTTKAIFNALRSTYSVG, from the coding sequence ATGTTCCAGCCACCAGGCCAGCAGCAGACAGAATGGAAGCCCAGAACCACGCTTGGAAGCATGGTGTTGGCGGGCAAGATAAACTCGATGGATCAGATATATGAAAACGGCATGAGGATTCAAGAGGCTGAGATAGTCAAGCACCTTCTGCCGGACATGAAGAATCAGGTGGTCCACGTCGGCATCGTCCAAAAGCAGACCGACGCCGGCGAGATGACGCGTTTTAATGCTCTTGTGGCAGTTGGCAACGAGGCTGGCTGGTTTGGCATCGGCAAGGGCAAGGCCTCTCAGATGAGAGTTTCAATAGACAAGGCTACAAATGCTGCTTTTCTCAATGTCATCCCAGTAAAGCTTGGCTGCGGAAGCTGGGAGTGCAAGTGCAACCAGCTTCACTCTGTACCTTTCAAGGTGCGGGGCAAGGGCGGCAGCGTTACGATCGAGATCATTCCTGGCCCAAGAGGGCTTGGCATTGTAGCAGGCGAAAATATCAAGAGCCTGCTCAAGCTGGCGGGCCTAAAAGACGCATGGACAAAGTCCTTTGGGTCGACCAACACAATGTCGTCAACAACAAAGGCGATCTTCAATGCTCTGCGGAGCACTTACAGCGTAGGTTGA
- a CDS encoding 50S ribosomal protein L30 has translation MAYLIVRIKGTVNIPRWAQATLNGLNLDRRFRATVVPESEEYLGMLRKVKEEVAWTKADAGIVKELLEKRGRKAGYKPITKSDLPKEYKSIDDLAAAIAENKVAMSKLEGIKPWFALSPPKGGFKRKTKTQYAQNGVLGEDGELVEIVKRML, from the coding sequence ATGGCATATCTCATAGTCAGAATAAAGGGAACGGTCAACATACCCCGATGGGCGCAGGCGACGCTTAACGGCCTGAACCTTGACAGGCGCTTCCGGGCAACTGTAGTGCCAGAAAGCGAAGAGTACCTCGGCATGCTGAGGAAGGTCAAGGAAGAGGTCGCATGGACAAAGGCTGACGCTGGCATCGTGAAAGAGCTTCTTGAAAAGCGCGGCAGAAAGGCCGGCTACAAGCCGATAACCAAGTCAGACCTTCCAAAGGAGTACAAGAGCATCGACGACCTTGCTGCTGCAATAGCAGAGAACAAGGTCGCCATGAGCAAGCTGGAAGGCATCAAGCCGTGGTTTGCGCTCAGCCCTCCAAAGGGAGGATTCAAGAGAAAGACAAAGACGCAGTACGCGCAGAACGGGGTCCTTGGAGAAGACGGCGAACTAGTCGAGATCGTCAAGAGGATGCTCTAG
- a CDS encoding uL15 family ribosomal protein, translating into MATRFRKSRRQRGSRYCGWGQIGQHRQAGSRGGIGGAGKHKHFWIRTVIEEPDHFGHDPFNSFNRNLVQRWINVRDLDAVFAKHGKADESGKVVLDLTSLGYDKLLGGGSISGAYAIKVAKVSESAKSKIEAAGGEVIINEQYDDK; encoded by the coding sequence ATGGCTACTAGATTTAGAAAAAGCAGAAGACAGCGCGGCAGCCGGTATTGTGGCTGGGGCCAGATCGGCCAGCACAGGCAGGCCGGCAGCAGAGGTGGCATAGGAGGCGCTGGAAAGCACAAGCACTTTTGGATAAGGACAGTCATCGAGGAACCTGACCACTTTGGTCATGATCCTTTCAACTCTTTTAACCGCAACCTCGTGCAGAGGTGGATAAACGTCCGGGACTTGGACGCTGTCTTTGCCAAACATGGCAAGGCTGATGAAAGTGGCAAGGTTGTCCTCGACCTGACCTCGCTGGGCTACGACAAGCTGCTTGGAGGAGGCTCTATCAGCGGGGCTTATGCGATCAAGGTAGCCAAGGTGTCAGAAAGCGCCAAGAGCAAGATCGAAGCTGCAGGTGGCGAGGTTATAATAAATGAGCAGTACGACGACAAGTGA
- the secY gene encoding preprotein translocase subunit SecY: MSSTTTSEHGLRRFIKAASAYVPQVPKPKKKVSLTEKFVWTGIALFAYLVMAQIPLYGVTDDPRFDFLAFARVIFAAQQGTLMELGIGPIVTAGLLMQLLKGSDLIRLDFKNPDDRSLFTSATKIVTIIVIVAEGALYGASVYGPLTAPEAPHAIYVLVLQLIGASVIVMLMDEMVQKGWGIGSGLSLFIMAGIAQTILWSVFSVVPADDGPVGIFPFTIDAIVNGHGADAIFRVGQLPSLFVLALTIAIILILVYIEGIHVDVPIVSTKYRGFTAVYPIKLLYTSVIPVILASALIANAVFMGNMLWANYNPNNQNPAFNWIAMFDTQSAQQGGQPTPIGGILYYITAPRGLDAAAADPLRAVVYVLFLTGIVTVFSRLWVELGGLSARTAARNLLDADVQVPGFRRSEGSVETLLNRYIPALTLLSGIIIGLLAGISDVLNVFGTGTGILLMVNIMVSYYQTLVKEQVDVNMPGLAALIGRKQ; this comes from the coding sequence ATGAGCAGTACGACGACAAGTGAGCACGGGCTACGGCGCTTCATAAAGGCCGCATCAGCCTATGTCCCGCAGGTCCCAAAGCCAAAGAAGAAAGTTTCGCTAACAGAAAAATTCGTCTGGACTGGCATCGCGCTCTTTGCATACCTTGTCATGGCGCAGATACCGCTTTACGGCGTAACAGACGACCCGCGCTTTGACTTTCTCGCTTTTGCACGCGTAATTTTCGCAGCACAGCAAGGAACTCTGATGGAGCTTGGCATCGGGCCCATAGTCACGGCAGGCTTGCTCATGCAGCTGCTCAAGGGCTCTGACCTAATAAGGCTGGACTTCAAGAACCCTGACGATAGGTCGCTCTTTACGTCGGCGACAAAGATAGTCACGATAATAGTAATAGTGGCAGAGGGCGCGCTGTACGGCGCAAGCGTCTATGGGCCGCTGACTGCTCCGGAAGCTCCCCATGCCATCTATGTCCTTGTTCTGCAGCTGATAGGCGCAAGCGTCATAGTCATGTTGATGGACGAAATGGTGCAGAAGGGATGGGGCATTGGCTCTGGCCTCAGCCTGTTCATCATGGCCGGCATAGCTCAGACTATACTCTGGAGTGTGTTCAGCGTGGTGCCTGCAGACGACGGCCCGGTGGGCATATTCCCATTCACAATAGATGCAATAGTTAACGGGCACGGCGCAGACGCGATCTTCCGTGTCGGCCAGCTCCCAAGCCTTTTTGTCCTTGCGTTGACCATTGCAATTATACTTATACTCGTGTATATCGAGGGCATACACGTCGATGTACCGATAGTATCGACAAAGTACAGAGGCTTTACAGCCGTATACCCGATCAAGCTGCTCTACACCTCAGTTATACCTGTCATACTAGCATCTGCGCTCATCGCAAACGCTGTCTTTATGGGGAATATGTTATGGGCCAACTATAATCCGAATAACCAGAACCCGGCGTTCAACTGGATCGCCATGTTTGACACCCAGTCTGCGCAACAGGGAGGGCAGCCTACGCCAATCGGTGGCATACTATACTACATCACTGCCCCAAGGGGCCTTGATGCGGCGGCCGCAGACCCGCTAAGGGCTGTAGTCTATGTGTTATTTCTGACCGGCATTGTCACCGTGTTCTCTAGGCTGTGGGTAGAGCTTGGTGGACTTTCGGCAAGGACTGCAGCGCGCAACCTCCTTGACGCCGATGTGCAGGTCCCTGGTTTTAGGCGCTCTGAAGGGTCGGTGGAGACTCTGCTTAACAGATACATCCCCGCACTCACGCTTCTGAGCGGCATAATAATTGGGCTCTTGGCCGGCATTTCCGATGTTTTGAACGTCTTTGGCACTGGAACCGGCATCCTCCTTATGGTCAACATCATGGTCAGCTATTACCAGACGCTGGTCAAAGAGCAGGTAGACGTGAACATGCCCGGTCTGGCGGCTCTAATTGGCAGAAAACAATAA
- a CDS encoding adenylate kinase has product MAENNKRAVIVGIPGVGKTTVITRAAEMLNEKRKTTVVVFGTVMFEEAKKMGLKSRDEMRRMPVEEQRRLQEMAAQRIAEMRDSIVLIDTHLFINTAEGYYPGLPMRLLNIMKPTNMIMVAADANEIAERRRTDQTRQRDIASAENIQKELDISRVMVSSCSILTGAPFAIIMNNDGQVDEAAANIAKILLVGDEK; this is encoded by the coding sequence TTGGCAGAAAACAATAAACGCGCAGTAATTGTAGGCATCCCAGGCGTGGGCAAGACCACGGTCATCACCCGCGCGGCAGAGATGCTCAACGAAAAGCGCAAGACCACTGTCGTGGTTTTCGGCACTGTCATGTTCGAAGAGGCCAAGAAGATGGGCCTCAAGAGCAGAGACGAGATGCGCAGGATGCCCGTAGAGGAGCAGCGCCGCCTGCAGGAGATGGCCGCCCAGCGCATCGCGGAAATGAGGGACAGCATCGTTCTTATCGATACTCATCTTTTTATAAACACGGCTGAAGGGTACTACCCTGGGCTCCCGATGAGGCTCCTCAACATCATGAAGCCGACCAACATGATAATGGTCGCTGCCGACGCAAATGAAATAGCGGAGAGGCGCAGGACCGACCAGACGCGCCAGCGCGACATCGCTTCTGCAGAAAACATCCAGAAAGAGCTTGACATTTCAAGGGTGATGGTGTCTTCGTGCTCTATACTGACAGGCGCTCCGTTTGCAATAATCATGAATAACGATGGTCAGGTGGACGAAGCGGCAGCAAATATAGCAAAGATACTGCTAGTAGGAGATGAAAAATGA
- a CDS encoding EMC3/TMCO1 family protein, with the protein MNFQDLLMQFFSPQYTTNPWFPDMLSATIVALIIAVAMNFAFAMLRKKTTDIEKMNRVMKETNEWRKQYTEAIKKQDKPRIEELKKKQAYVNKMALEMQQQQMRPMLIYMVPSFLIWIFVFPAIFGGTVAMSPIELPFVTCSQDNVNTDTQTRTNEDGTTALTGPCRIPGQVYLWGWFLIGSFGFSGIISKITKTSMPSMT; encoded by the coding sequence ATGAACTTTCAGGATCTGCTGATGCAATTTTTCTCCCCACAGTATACTACTAACCCGTGGTTCCCTGACATGCTGAGCGCAACGATCGTTGCGCTCATAATAGCTGTCGCGATGAACTTTGCCTTTGCGATGCTCCGGAAAAAGACCACGGACATTGAAAAGATGAACAGGGTCATGAAAGAGACAAACGAATGGCGCAAGCAGTACACGGAGGCGATCAAAAAGCAGGACAAGCCCAGAATTGAGGAGCTGAAAAAGAAGCAGGCCTATGTCAACAAGATGGCCCTTGAGATGCAGCAGCAACAGATGCGCCCTATGCTCATTTACATGGTACCGTCGTTCCTGATCTGGATCTTTGTGTTCCCGGCAATATTTGGCGGGACCGTTGCCATGTCACCGATAGAACTGCCATTTGTGACCTGCAGCCAGGATAATGTAAACACCGACACACAGACAAGAACCAACGAAGATGGCACTACTGCTCTAACAGGACCGTGCAGGATACCCGGTCAGGTCTACCTATGGGGGTGGTTCCTGATAGGCTCGTTTGGCTTTAGCGGCATAATATCCAAGATAACAAAGACCAGCATGCCGAGCATGACTTAG
- a CDS encoding cytidylate kinase-like family protein, producing MAANKFSIVISGWPAVGKTTIAAKLAEEFGLVMYNGGDILKMLAAEKGYFTGRDDWWDTAEAKKFMQERKSDPSFDKKVDKKLAEIVRKGGAVITSYTLPWLVQGEESLIKIWLRGSSENRAKRMANRDDISFAEAKKIIALRDKENKKIYHRLYGFRFGEDLTVFDYVLNTDKLPLDSLIEISKLIVRRQIGG from the coding sequence GTGGCGGCCAACAAATTCAGCATTGTCATTTCAGGCTGGCCCGCCGTGGGCAAGACTACGATAGCGGCCAAGCTCGCCGAGGAATTCGGCCTTGTGATGTACAACGGCGGCGATATACTAAAGATGCTTGCAGCGGAAAAGGGCTACTTCACCGGCAGGGACGACTGGTGGGACACTGCAGAGGCGAAAAAGTTCATGCAGGAGCGCAAGTCCGACCCGTCGTTTGACAAAAAGGTGGACAAAAAGTTGGCCGAGATAGTGAGAAAGGGCGGCGCAGTCATTACCAGCTACACGCTCCCTTGGCTCGTGCAAGGAGAAGAATCCCTGATCAAGATTTGGCTCAGGGGCTCCTCAGAAAACAGGGCAAAAAGGATGGCAAACCGTGATGACATCAGCTTTGCAGAGGCAAAAAAGATAATCGCGCTACGGGACAAGGAGAATAAAAAGATCTACCACAGGCTGTACGGCTTTCGCTTTGGGGAGGACCTGACGGTCTTTGATTATGTGCTCAACACCGACAAGCTGCCACTCGATTCGCTTATTGAGATATCCAAATTAATAGTAAGGCGGCAAATAGGTGGATAA
- a CDS encoding RNA-guided pseudouridylation complex pseudouridine synthase subunit Cbf5 translates to MNLPQLENLVKVDDDVTNDNYGHYPDRRPIESLLYYGLVLVDKPAGPTSHEVVAWVKRILEIEKAGHSGTLDPGATGLLPLGLGEGTKALSVLLLGPKEYYALARLHSHISVDRLKRVMQEFTGEIYQRPPQRSSVRRVTRVRTVYEFDYLENYDRLVLMRILCQAGTYIRKIIYDIGEVLSPGATMVELRRTRVSNLSEQNSGGLVKLHDLADAYQRYKESKDDEKLRRLILPIEHCLEGIRAVTVRDTAVDALCHGAPLAVPGVVAVPKDLRVGELVGVYTLKGEVVGLGQAAMTKEEIEQNARGIAFAMKRLIMKPGTYPKAWRSKGEQAAVVNVPTEVDLDRLENEHADEL, encoded by the coding sequence TTGAACCTGCCGCAGCTGGAGAACCTTGTCAAAGTAGACGACGATGTCACCAACGACAACTATGGCCACTATCCTGACAGGCGGCCTATCGAGTCATTGCTATACTACGGCCTTGTGCTTGTAGACAAGCCTGCCGGGCCCACGAGCCACGAGGTGGTGGCGTGGGTAAAGCGGATACTGGAGATCGAAAAAGCGGGTCACAGTGGCACGCTTGATCCGGGAGCGACCGGCCTCTTGCCGCTCGGCCTAGGGGAAGGCACCAAGGCGCTGTCGGTGCTGCTGCTTGGACCAAAGGAGTACTATGCCCTTGCACGCCTCCACTCGCACATTTCAGTTGACAGGCTAAAGCGGGTCATGCAAGAGTTTACTGGCGAGATCTACCAGCGCCCGCCCCAGCGCTCATCTGTCAGGCGCGTCACCCGCGTCAGGACCGTGTATGAATTCGATTACCTTGAGAACTATGACAGGCTGGTACTCATGCGGATCCTCTGCCAGGCAGGGACGTACATCCGCAAGATAATCTACGACATCGGAGAGGTGCTGTCGCCGGGGGCCACGATGGTCGAGCTCCGCAGGACGAGGGTGAGCAACCTATCGGAGCAGAACAGTGGCGGCCTTGTAAAGCTGCACGATCTTGCAGACGCGTACCAGCGCTACAAGGAGAGCAAGGACGACGAAAAACTGCGCCGGCTGATCCTGCCTATAGAGCACTGCCTTGAGGGCATACGTGCTGTGACAGTCCGCGACACGGCGGTTGACGCGCTGTGCCACGGGGCGCCGCTTGCGGTGCCGGGAGTGGTGGCCGTGCCAAAGGACCTACGGGTAGGCGAGCTTGTGGGCGTGTACACGCTCAAGGGCGAGGTGGTGGGCCTCGGACAGGCAGCAATGACAAAGGAAGAGATCGAGCAGAATGCCCGGGGGATAGCGTTTGCAATGAAGCGACTGATCATGAAGCCGGGCACGTACCCAAAGGCGTGGCGGTCTAAGGGCGAGCAGGCAGCAGTAGTCAACGTGCCGACAGAAGTCGACCTAGACAGGCTGGAAAATGAGCACGCCGACGAGCTGTAG
- a CDS encoding TackOD1 domain-containing metal-binding protein, with translation MSYVQFALAPIATLVAGLSFAIFFFRIGKVGPKISNLAFVIWAAGSGVAMWYGSLAFKEQLANAMLFSDFTSLIRNTPYSTLVYGSVQQTAAAALIGIYEITMVAGFVILVNIRSHSHLRSQQQQYLKESENAISGSPQIGVSTVVPASRNDDDDEFDFQTMRQKGDNNRAGTLHYSSAGYKLQENSVAHDAQASSNTLSKEELTIMELFLFGRVSKITPRVDLSKPEGYFFEGAPISNMDTSRLRQILDSLTRKKLLNLEFSDKILSCKSCGSPNIQLRNMCPSCKSMRLSKHNVLEHFACGLVDKQENFQNSNGDLVCPKCHTKLQLIGSDYRNLSQMYICQECNSRNKDLLQMMKCAGCGTELEIGEENEQYLYAYTLNEVAAQKLGDQIKPLGACIAHFRSLGYTVVSPAFVIGKSGTQHIFDALVLGGVQGLETNRRLGGAPYKLANDSSSNMVLEIIISSNQVNLEQITRAYGKMCDVDCESLIFAIPGASDNARSYASGFNIRLVEGKTIEQALERLNILPAVGSSRGTN, from the coding sequence ATGAGCTACGTTCAATTTGCGCTTGCTCCAATTGCCACGCTGGTCGCCGGTCTCTCATTTGCAATATTCTTCTTCAGAATTGGAAAGGTCGGGCCCAAGATAAGCAACTTGGCTTTTGTGATATGGGCGGCAGGATCAGGGGTGGCCATGTGGTACGGTTCACTGGCTTTCAAAGAACAACTCGCAAATGCCATGCTATTTTCTGATTTCACTTCCCTGATAAGAAACACTCCGTATTCGACCTTGGTCTACGGAAGTGTTCAGCAAACAGCGGCCGCTGCGCTCATTGGGATTTACGAGATTACAATGGTTGCAGGGTTCGTCATTTTAGTTAATATCAGATCCCATTCCCATTTGCGCTCCCAGCAACAGCAATACTTGAAAGAGTCTGAAAATGCAATTTCTGGTTCGCCACAGATTGGGGTCAGTACCGTTGTTCCCGCAAGTCGTAATGACGACGATGATGAATTTGATTTCCAGACTATGCGCCAAAAAGGTGACAACAACAGAGCAGGCACGCTTCATTATTCTTCTGCCGGCTACAAACTTCAAGAGAACTCTGTCGCCCATGACGCTCAGGCTTCTTCAAACACCCTCAGCAAGGAAGAGCTAACAATCATGGAGTTGTTTCTGTTTGGAAGAGTAAGCAAGATCACTCCTCGCGTAGACCTGTCAAAGCCAGAGGGATACTTCTTTGAAGGCGCGCCAATCTCGAACATGGATACCAGCAGGCTGAGGCAGATTTTGGATTCGCTGACGCGCAAAAAGCTGCTCAATCTGGAATTCTCGGACAAGATCCTGTCATGCAAATCCTGTGGTTCTCCAAACATCCAGCTCAGGAACATGTGCCCTTCATGCAAGTCAATGAGGCTGAGCAAACACAACGTGCTGGAACACTTCGCTTGCGGACTTGTGGACAAGCAGGAGAACTTCCAAAACTCCAATGGGGATCTCGTTTGCCCAAAGTGTCACACCAAACTCCAGCTGATAGGCTCGGACTACCGCAACCTGTCCCAGATGTACATCTGCCAAGAATGCAATTCGCGGAACAAGGACCTCCTCCAGATGATGAAGTGCGCTGGATGCGGAACAGAGCTGGAAATTGGCGAAGAAAACGAGCAGTATCTGTACGCATATACGCTGAACGAAGTCGCCGCGCAGAAGCTTGGCGATCAGATCAAGCCCTTGGGAGCCTGCATAGCGCACTTTAGGTCGCTTGGCTACACGGTAGTATCTCCAGCTTTTGTGATAGGCAAATCGGGAACGCAGCACATTTTCGATGCTCTCGTGCTGGGAGGCGTACAGGGTCTCGAGACAAATAGACGACTGGGCGGGGCTCCTTACAAGCTGGCAAACGACTCAAGCAGCAACATGGTTCTTGAAATCATCATTTCAAGCAATCAGGTAAACTTGGAGCAGATAACCCGAGCCTACGGCAAAATGTGCGATGTCGATTGCGAATCCCTGATCTTTGCGATTCCGGGGGCCTCGGACAATGCCCGCAGCTACGCATCAGGATTCAACATACGACTAGTCGAAGGAAAGACCATCGAACAAGCCTTGGAGAGGCTGAACATTCTGCCCGCAGTCGGCAGCAGCAGGGGTACGAACTGA